CGACATCGTGGATCTCGCGTCGAAGGCGGGCTTCGCGGGCGGCGCCGAGGCCGACAAGGTCTTCGACCTCATCCGCTCGAAGATGGGCGAACGCGGGCCGGACATCCTCTACTACCTGGTCACGAGCAAGGGCGGCTCGAAGGCGGCCGAGCGCGCCGCCGAGCTCCTGAAGCAGGACGAGGTTCGAAGCCGCGGGACGCCTGCCATGCGGATCGCGTTCGATCTCAAGACCGCGAAGAGCTGCGATGACAAGGCCGCGCTGATCGACCGGGCGCGTGACGAGGGAGATTCACGCGCGCTCGGCTGGCTGATGCTGATGAGCCGGAGCTGCCGGATGTCGAAGGATCCGAAGCTCAAGGAAGCGATCGCCGCGCTCAAGTCGCGCTGATCTGCACGCACCTCGCGCTTCGAAAAAGAGAAGAGCTCGTCGCTCGCCGGAGCGAGGAGACGAGCTCTTCTCGAGGGGGAGCTCCACAGGTTGTCCTGTGAAACTCCCTGGGGACGCTCTTCAGCGACCCTTGCCGACCTTCGCCTTCTTGTCGCCGGAGTGGCCGTGGAAGGTGCGGGTCGGGGCGAACTCGCCGAGCTTGTGGCCGACCATGTTCTCCGTGACGAACACGGGGACGAACTTGCGGCCGTTGTGCACGGCGAACGTGAGGCCCACGGCGTCGGGGACGATGGTGGACCTGCGGGACCAGGTCTTGATGACCTTCTTGGGGCCGCCCGTGGCCTGGGCCGTCTGGATCTTCTCCATCAGGTGGCCGTCGACGAAGGGGCCCTTCTTGATGCTACGCGGCATGGCTCAACCCTTGGTTCCGCGCCGACGAACGATCATGTTGTCGGTCCGCTTGTTGTTGCGAGTCTTCAGGCCCTTGGCGAGCTGACCCCAGGGCGAGCAGGGGTGACGACCGCCGGAGGTGCGGCCCTCGCCGCCGCCCATCGGGTGATCGACG
The Polyangium spumosum DNA segment above includes these coding regions:
- the rpsS gene encoding 30S ribosomal protein S19 yields the protein MPRSIKKGPFVDGHLMEKIQTAQATGGPKKVIKTWSRRSTIVPDAVGLTFAVHNGRKFVPVFVTENMVGHKLGEFAPTRTFHGHSGDKKAKVGKGR